The genomic interval CACCGTCCGCCTTGAACACGGGGATGTCTCGCCCGCTGTCGCGGCGCATCGCTTCGGCCAGGTCGTGAATCTGCAACGCGATGCCCTCCAGCACCGCGCGCGCCATGTGCGCCACGGTGGTGGAGCGGTCCATGCCCGCGAACAGGCCCCGCGCCTCGGGGCGCCAGTGCGGCGCGCCCAGGCCCGCGAGCGCCGGGACGAACACCACGTCACCGGAGTCCTTCACGCTCGCGGCGAGCGCCTCGATGTCCGGCGCGCGCTTGATGATTTTGAGCCCATCCCGCAGCCACTGCACCGCGGCCCCCGCGATGAAGCTGCTGCCCTCCAGCGCATACGTGGTGGTGCCCGTGCCGCCCAGCCGCCACGCCACCGTGGTCAGCAGGCCCGCGGAGGAGCGCACCGGCTCCGTGCCCGTGTTCATCAGCAGGAACGCCCCCGTGCCGTACGTGCACTTGGACTCACCTGGCTCGAAGCACGCCTGCCCGAAGAGCGCCGCCTGCTGGTCGCCCGCCATGCCCGCGACGGGCACGCCGTCCGGCAGGCTGCGCATGCCTCGCGTGGTGCCGTACACCTCGGCCGAGCCGCGAATCTGTGGCAGGCATGCCCCCGGCACCGACAGGAGCGAGCGCATCTCGTCGCTCCACTGCAACGTCTTCAAGTCCATCAACATCGTGCGGCTGGCGTTGGACACGTCGGTGACGTGGGCCGTCCCGCCGGTGAGCTTGTAGACCAGCCACGTGTCGATGGTGCCGAAGCACACGTCACCCCGTTCGGCGCGCGCGCGGGCACCCTTCAGGTGCTCGAAGAGCCAGGTGAGCTTGGTGCCGGAGAAGTACGGGTCCACCACCAGCCCGGTGATTTCCCGAACGCGCGGCTCCACGCCCCGCTCCTTGAGCTGTCGGCACATCTCCGACGTGCGCCGGTCCTGCCAGACGATGGCGCGGTGCAGCGGCTTGCCGCTGTCCCGAGACCACAGGCCCGTCGTCTCGCGCTGGTTGGTGATGCCCACCGCGGAGATGTCCCGGCCGTGCAGCCCCGCGTCCTTCAGCGCCCGGGCGATACACCACTCGCTGGTGCTCCAGATTTCATCCAGGTCGTGCTCCACCCAGGAGGGCTTGGGAAAGTGCTGGGTGAACTCCTTGTAGGAGCGGCCCACGACCTTGAGCTTCGAGTCGAGGATGGAGACGTGGGTGCCAGTGGTGCCCTGGTCCAGGGCCAGGACGTACTTCGCCTTCGGCATGGGGTGGGTCCTCCCGAGGGTGACGGCGCGTAGGAGGGGGACCCTATCCCACGTCACCTCCCGAGTGAGAGCCCCTCGAGCCCGGCCCCAGCGAGGCCCCGCGGCGCGCCAGGCAATCCCAACCAGGCAGGGTGGTGTCTGGGGTTGGGCGTCTGTGCTAGGTTTTTTTCGAGTCTTGAGGGGAGGACAGGATGCCCAAGTACATCGGTGAGCAGGGGGAGAACCGGTTGTTCCAGCGCAAGGACCTGGCTGGCTTCTATTACGTTGCCCGATTGCTCTTGGATGAGGCCGAAGAGCTGGGAGGGAAGTTCCTCTTCGTCGGCTTGGGTCGCAGTCCCGTCGTGGTGATGGAGTTCCTCCGTCAGGTCTTCGGAATCGAGGCCTACGACTTTCCCCTCAGCATCGAGACCACCACGAAGGAGTACGAGCAGGGCAAGCGAGACGTCCCGTACGACGAGTCGATGGCGAAGTACATCGACAAGTACCTCCCCCGGGAGTTGCTGGAGGGGCGCAAGCTGGTCCTGGTCGACTACGTGGACTCCGGCTACTCGCTCATGAGCGCGCAAGCCTTGATGGAGCATCACCTGGAGCAGGTGGGGCTCCACCAGGAGGCGAAGCACGTCTACATCGCGCCGCTGACGGAGCTGGAGAAGTTCCTCAAGCACGAGAAGTCCCTCCTCAAGGAGTTCAATCCCGATATCAGCGCGGCGCACCGGCTGCTCAAGGTGCTCAAGGTCACCATCGACAAGGACCCCTTCGCGCGGTTCCCGAGGACCTCGGAGGCCTTTATCCGGGCGGGGAAGTTCCCCGTCTCCAGTGACGTCGTCGAGCAACGGCTCAGGGCCGTCATGAAGCTGGCCATCGAGCACCTGGGAGAAGACAGTCATGGGGCGCTGGAGAAGCTGGACCTCGCCTTCAAGGAGTCGAAGCACCTCTTGAAGAATGACAAGAGCGACAACTGGTTCCGGCTTCGCAAGAACCCGGGCCGGTCGCTCTCGAAGGTCTTCGCGGACTTCCCGGTGAGGCCGAACATGCGCCGGAGCGACTCCGACAAGGAGCACCTGAACTGGCGCTACAGCCGGCTGTCTTCCGAGGAGTATGGCATCCCCAATGGCGTGGTCTCGTACCGCTTCGGGCAGGCGACGAAAATCATGTCCAACCACCCCGTCAAGACGGCGGTCGGCGCCATCCTGTCCATCCTGGCCATCGTGTACATCTTCGTGCTGTTCAAGGGGCTGTTCTCGGTGACGGCGGTTCAGGGCTCCTCCAGCCCCATCCAAGAGCTCTGAGAGGAGACCTCATCCATGACCGCCGTTCTTCGCTATCAATTCTCCAACATCGACACGCTCGTGGACCGGATGTTCGACCCGCAGGTCCGAGAGCCCACGCAGTACATCTCGGCCGCGACGAAGGTGGCGGACTCGGATGCGTGTGACCAGAAGGTCGCCGCGCTCTGGATGATGGACCCGGTGGACCTGGACCTGATGCTGAGCACGTTGCTCGCGGGGTGGATGAGTCCGGACGACGCGCGCGGGAGTTGTCCGGCGTCGGACCGGAAGTTCCTCAAGTTCCTCGCGGACTACGTGCGCGAGAACGACATGACGCTGTGGGTGCCTCACATCGTCAAGAAGAGCACCTTCGTCAACGTGGCCAAGGGCGTCACCTACCATGCGCCGCGCTACCGCATCGACGCGTGGAGGCAGTACCGCCTGGTGGGCCCGGACAAGGACACGCCCTGGGACCTGGAGAACGTCCGGCGCCTGCTGACGCTGTTCGCGGCGGGGGCCCACTTCGTCGTCCTCCACAACTACGGCGACACGAAGGTTGTCAGCGATGACTTCTATCGCGAGTTCGCCAGGACCTTCGGCGCGTGGACTCCGTGGGGCGGCGCGCAGAACACGGCCATTGGCCACAGCCACTATCGCTACCACGGCTCGAAGGGGCCCGTTCCGTCGCTGGGGACGGCGTATGCCTATCCCTATGTCACCGGGGAGCAGGCTCCCACGAGTGACTGTCCATTCATCTGCTCGCTCGTCGTCGACACGACGGACTGGAAGAACAAGAGCATCATCGACGGCGACGTCGAGTACTTCGACTACAACTCCTTCTTCCAGCTCGAGGGCTGGCCCGGGACGTACGTGAAGGGAGTGCTGGGGCTCAAGGGGCGCCACGGCAAGGACTTCGCCCTGCACCAGGCGACGCTCTGGAACATCTCCACCTACGGCCTGTGCCCGTACAGCGAGAAGCGGAGCACGCCCATCTTCCTGGCGCCGGCGAAGTACCGCTTCAAGGTGGACTCCTACGGCATGCGCATGCCGAGCTTCGCGGGCGGACGCGAGGTGCAGAGCTGGTGGCGCAAGGAGGCCATCACTCCGGCGAAGCCGGACATCGTCTACGCCCCGTGAGTCACGGGCGCGCCGCGTCGGGTGAGGACCTGCCCTGTGTCTCGGGGGTGCCCCGGGCCCGGGTTCCCGGTCCTCGCGCCGACGCGTTCGTGTCCGCGTAACCGGTCAGCTCCACGTAGCCTCGGCCCTTCACCGGCTGGCCCTCGCGGGTGCCGTCCAGGCTCACCGCGCCTTCCCAGTAGCGCACGCTCACCACCAGCTCCTGGTCGGAGACCTTGGGGGTCGCGGTGAGCTCCAGCCCCAGCTTGGGCACGCGCAGCTTCCAACGGGACGGATACTCGCCGCCGCGAGGGCTCTTCCAAGTGTCGAGCACGGTGAGCTCCACGTCCTCGCGCTTCAGGTGCAGGGGCGTGTTGTTCGCGGCGCTCTCGGGGGGAACCCAGGTGCCCGAGCTGAACGCATCCACCGTCCCGTCCTCGTGACGGAGTTGGTAGTACATCAGCTCGCTTCCGTCGGAGAGCTGGAGCGAGAACCAGTCCCAGCCGACCTGTCCCTTCCCCAGCGCGCTGGTGCTCCACTCTCGGTCCATCCAGCTCTCGCCCGTCACCGCGTACGTCTGTCCATCCAGCCGCACCGTGCCTCGCGAGGGCATGCGGGTCATCGAGTAGTAGTAGGACGCGTTGCCCGGCTCCGCGCTCTTCTGGCTCAAGCCCCGGTCGCCCTCGAGCACGGGGGGCTTGCCCGGCTCCAGCACCAGCTCCAGCGAGACGTCCTTCGTCCGCGCGCGAAGGCGCACAGGCCACATGGACTCGCCGATGCTCGTGGCCTCCCAGTCCTCCAGCCACACCTTGAATGGCTGGGTGTTCGCGCCCGCGAGCCCCAACGCTTCGCGGCTGTATCGCTCGGCGGCATGGAACTTCCCCGCCGAGACATCCGTCACCGTGAAGTGCCCCAGATAGACCTGCCGCGGGCCCCAGGTCGAGCCTCGAGCGGGGGCGTCTGGGGTCAATGCGTTGCGGAACAACGTGAACTGATATCCGAACGCGCGCCCGTCCGAGGTCTCCAGGTTGCCGGTCCAGTACCACCACTCGGTGCGGAACTCGGGATGGGGGCCGTGGTCCTCGGGGAAGTGGAAGGGGCGTGGCTCGAAGGCGCGGGCGTAGCCCTCCATGCCCTGGGTTCCGCTGCCCATGGCGCGGGCCACGGTGAGAGAGCCGCCGCGGTCGAGCGCGGGGGGCTGGGTCTCCCGCGTGACGAACCAGGCGGCCACCGCGAGCGCCGCCAGCGCGGCCACCGTTCCGATGACGAGTCCTCGGCCGTTGCTCATGGCGTCACTCCTCCCTCAACGCGAGCGCGGGATTGGCGCGCGCCATCTTCCAGGCCGGGTAGAGCCCCGCCAGCGCGGCGGCGACCAGTGAGAGCAGCAGGGCCTGTCCCAAGGTCTCCGGCGAGACGGCGAGCCGCAGCGTCCACCCGAAGGAGCGCTGATTGATGACGTGCACCAGGATGTACGCCAGCCCCACGCCCAGCGGCATGGAGAACAGTCCCGCGAGCAGTCCCAGGAGTCCTGTCTGGAGCGACACCAGGCCCCAGAGTTGTCCGGGCGTGAGTCCGGTGGCTCTCAGCACCGCGAGCTCTCGGGCCCGCTCCAGTTGGAGAGACATCAGCGCGCTGAGCACACCGACGAAGGCCACGCAGATGGCCAGCAGTCGGAGCACCTGAGTAATCGTGAAGGTGCGGTCGAAGACCTCCATGGACATCTGCCGCAGCGAGCGGTTGGAGCGGATGAGCAGGGCCTGGGAGTCGCCGGCGCGCTCACGCACCGAGGCGAGGAGGGCGTCCACGTCCTGTCCTGGGGCCGCGTACAGCGCCACGCCGCTCACGCCTCGGTCGTCGAACCATCGGTCATAGGTGGCGCGAGGCATCAGGACCGTGCCCACGTCGGAGCCGTAGTCGAAGTACACGCCGACCACGCGGAAGCCGTGAGCTCCCCGGTCCGTGGCCACCTGCACCGTGTCGCCGACGCGCAGGCCGCGATGGAAGGCCAGCGGTTCCGAGACGACGACGGTGTCCGGGGAGGACTCGAGCTGGCGCCACGTGGAGGCGTCGTCTCCGTGTTTGAAGCGATAGGTCCTCACGGACGTGCGGCTCAAGTCCACGGCGGCCAGGTCCGTGAGCATTCCATTCACCTGGACATGGGTCAGCCGTAGGGAGCTGCTGCCGGCGATGCCCGGGGTGGAGCGCAGCCGCTCGGCGAGCCCGGGGGCCAGGGAGGCGTCCTCGCGCCGGGCGACCATCGAGGCCGGGGAGATGTAGACGTCGGCGAGGAGCGAGGCCTCCAGCCACGACATCACCGTGCCTCGGAAGCTGGACACCATCAGGCCCACGCCCACCGTGGTCGCCACCGCGACCATCAACGCGGCCAGCGCCACGGCGGTGCGGCCCAGACTGGTCCTCACGCCGCGCGCCGCCATGCGCCCCAGGAGGCCGAAGGTGAGGCCCAGAGGTGCGGCCGCCAGGAGGGACAGCCGCTCCGTCAGCCAGGGCACGAGGAGCGCGGCTCCCAGCAGGACACCGAAGAGTCCCGCGTAGGCGGGGAGCAGCGCGTGCGTGGGCCAGTTCAACATCCCCACGCCCGAGGCCAACAGCAGCAAGCCCATCAGGGCGAGCCAGGGGGCGCGGGTGCGTGAGACATCCTCGAGAGTCGACCGGCGCAGCGTCGTCACCGGCGCCGAACGTGCGGCTTCCCATGCGGGCACGAGCGCCGCCAGCACGGTGGCCCCCAGTCCCAGCGCGAGGCCCTTGGACAGTGTGAGCGGCTCCAGCACCAGCCTGCGCACGCTGACGACGAAGTAGAGGTCATTGAGCGTCTGGGTGATGAGTCCGACGAGTCCTCGGCCGAGGATGATGCCGAGCAGCAGACCCGCCACCGTGCCCACGATGCCCAGCACGAGGGCCTCGCCCAGCACGAGCGCGAACAGTTCTCGCCGGGTGATGCCCACCGCGCGCAGGCGGCCCAGAAGTCCTCGCCGCTGCACCACGGAGAACGTCATGGTGTTGTAGATGAGGAACATCCCGACGACGAGCGCGAGCAGTGAGAGCGCGGTGAGGTTGGTGCGGAACGCTCGGGTCATCTGCTCCAGGGTGCCGGTTCGCGCGGAGGCTCGGACCAGCTCCGTGCCTGGCGGCAGGGTCGCGCGCAGTTGCTCCGCTTGAGGTTCGCCGCCGGGGAGAATCAGGTCCACGCGAGTCAGCCGGCCTTCCTGGCCGAGGACCTCCTGCGCGGTGGAGAGGTCCGCCAGCGCGAGTGACTCCAGCGCTCGGGCGGTGTCTTCGTTCGCGGGGGCGATGAGGGACATGACGCGCAGTTGTTTGTCGCGCCCGGCGACGCGCACGGGCAACACGTCGCCGACGCCCACGCCGAGCGCCCGGGCTGCTCGTGCGCTGAGGAGCACGGTGCCTGGCTGAGTGAGGAGTGTGCTCACGTCACCTGTCGCGTTGTTGCCCGAGAAGTCTCTGAAGGGTGACTCCGCGAAGGGGTCCATGCCCAGCAGGGTGAGCGTGCGCCGGTCGCCCACTGTCGCCTGGACGTAGCCCTCCACCACGGGCGCGGAGATAGGTGCATCAGCCCGCACACGCAGGTCGCGGTACACGCGCTCCGGAAGGCCGGAGGTGCCTCCCATGAGTTGATGCGTGGCGCGCCCCGCCACCGCATCCGTGGAGCGCTCGAACGCGCGCATCGCGCTGCCGCTGGCCAGGTCGATGGACACGACCACCGCGACGCCCAGCGCGATGCCGACGAGAGACAACGCGGTCAGCCACGGGTGGCGGCCCAGATGGCGGAGACTCGCGCGTACCAGAAGGCCTTTCATCGGAGTTCCTCCCGATGCACCGCATGCTGTGTCGTCGCGGCGATAAGGGGCGATTTTCGAACCGCCATCAGCGAGCGCTTCGCCGGGTGGCGCATCGCGGCCATGGCGTGCGGCTCGCGGTCGGCCATCAGCGAAAGGCTCGCTGCGTGGCGCATTGCGGTCGTGAGGCGTACTCCGCCATCCCGCATCGCATGCTGCGTCGTCGCGGCGGTGAGGGGCGATTCTCGGAACGCCATCAGCGAGAGTCTTGCTGGGTGGCGTATCGCGGTCATGGGGTGCAGTTCGCGGTCGGCCATCAGCGAAAGGCTCGCTGCGTGGCGCGTCGCGGCTGTGCGGCGCACTTCGCCAACGGCCTTCATCGCGGCTCCCTCCGCGGTGCCTCGCGCTCCACCAGCCGCCCGTTCGTCATCTCCAGCACCCGGTCCGCTCGCGCCATCAACCCCGGCTCATGGGTGACGACGAGCGCGCAGGCATTGCCTTGCCGAGTGAGCCCCTCCAGCAGGTCCAACACCTGCCGCCCCGTGGCCTCATCCAGGTTGCCCGTGGGTTCGTCCGCCAGCAGCAGCGGCGGCGAATGCGCCAGCGCCCGAGCCACCGCGACGCGCTGCTGCTCTCCTCCCGACAGACGGTCCGGGAAGCTGCCCGCGCGCGAAGCCAGTCCCACCCGCTCCAGCAGCTCACGCGCCCTCGCTCCCGCCTCCGGAGCCGTGCGTCCGTTGAGCTCCACCGGGAGCCTCACGTTCTCCTCCACCGTCAACGTGGGCAGCAGGTTGAACGCCTGGAAGATGAACCCCACGCGCTCGCGGCGCAGCAGCGTGCGTTCGCGCTCGCTCATCGTGCCCAGGTTCTTCCCGTCGATGAGCACCTCGCCGCGCGTCGGCAGGTCGATGCCGCTGATGAGATTGAGCAGCGTGGACTTGCCCGAGCCGCTGCGGCCCAGCAGCACCACGAACTCGCCCCGGCGCAACGCCAACGTCACACCGGAGAGCACCTCCCGAGAGGTATCGCCCTCCGCATAGGACTTGGTGACATCACGAAGTTCGACGAGCGGGGGCGTGTCGGACGAGGGCATGTGTGAGCCCTTGATAAACGGAGAACGCGTTTGACGCCGCCTCACACGGGCCCACTCAGGTGCCCGCGGATTGTGGCTCCCATTCCCCAAAGTTACAGACCTGCGTCAAGAAGTCGCAGACCTCCCTGGCCAGACGCGGCCCATCCGCGTCGCGAGGGATGATGTGGAAGCCTCGCTCCAACGAGACGACGCGCACGCACGGCGACGCCTTGAGCTTGCGCGCCAACTCGAGCCCTCCTCGTGGGTCCACGACATGGTCCTGCTCCGCCACGGCGATGAAGACAGGGCACCGCACGCGCGCGGCGCTCCGGGCCGCGGCGTCCTGCAAGGTGACCAGGTCCCGCAGCCTCGCCACCGGGAACCCGGGGAGGATGGGGGCTCGGGCCAGGACCGCGGGGTCCGAGATGTCCGTGCTCGACTTCGCCACCCAGGGGTGTACCCACTCCAGGAGCGGCGTGCGCGACAGTTGCCGGATGATGCGCATGCGCGCCCCGCGAAAGCGCAGGGCCGGGGCCGCGAGCACCAGGCCTCGCACCCGCTCCGGAAGCTCCGCCGCCAGCCCCACCGCCAACAGCGCCCCCATCGACAACCCCGCGACGAAGACCTGCCGGTGTCCGCGCAGCGAGTCGAACGCGCGCCGGGCCGCGTCCCTCCAGTCCCGCCAGGTGACACTCCACATCGCCTGAGGCGTCGCGCCATGCCCGGGCAGGAGCGGAGCCACCACCCGCATCCCTCGCGCCGCCAGGGCCTCCCCCAACGGCCGGACATCCCAGGGACTGCCGGTGAATCCGTGCAGCAACAGGCACGCCTCCGGACCCTGTCCCAGCTCGAACGCCCCGGTCTTCTCCTCGTCCATGGTCAAGCGCGTGTCCATCATGACGTGACGCTGGCCACGCGGGGGCACAGGCGCTATGCCCCCATGCCTCATGGCGGACACTCCGAAGCCCCCGGACATGCAGTTGCAGATTCAAATCGACGAGGACGTCGCCAATGGTCAGTACGCCAACATGGCCCTCGTGAACCACACGGACACGGAATTCACCCTGGACTTCATCTACGTCCAGCCGCAGCAACTGCGCGCCAAGGTGCGCTCGCGCATCATCACCAGCCCCAAGCACATGAAGCGGCTGATGCTGGCCATGCAGGACAACCTCCAGCGCTATGAGGCGAAGTTCGGCCCCATCACCCTGCGCGAGGATGACGGCGGAATGCACTGAGCGGGTGACCCGCACCCCGGGGTTGGAATCCAACCCGCAGCGGCGCAGACTCAAGGCATCGTGCTCCGACTCCTCGTGCCGCTGTTCGTGCTCCTGTTCACCCGCGCCGCCTCCGCCCAGTGTCTGGGGGACGGCGTGCAGTTGTTCCCCACGCCGGGGGCCATCATCCCCATCAACAGCCGCTTCCTGCTGGAGGGAGTGGGGACCGCCCGTGAGTCCGTGGTGTCGCTGGTGGGCAAGAAGCTGCGGCTGGTGTCGGACAGCCACGAAGTGGAAGTGAAGGCGCAGCGCGGCTGGGAGAGCAGCCTGGGGCGCGCCACCGTCGTCCTCAAGGTGACGGGCAAGCTGGAGCCCGACAAGCGCTACACGCTGCGCATCGACGAGGTGCTCCCCAACGTCGCCCTGCTCAACGGCCGCGGCGCGTTGCTGCCCGAGTGGTACACGGGCAAGGGCGCCGACACCCAGGCGCCCCGGTGGCAGAAGCGCCCGGCCGTCTCGGAGGGCATCCTCCGCCGCACGCCCGAGGGCACCACGCGCTTCGTGCGCCTCAACCTGTCGCTGCGCGAGGAGAGCCCCGCGTATCTCGTGGTGAAGCTGGAGCCCCGCCGCCCGGGCCCCAGCGTGCAGCAGTACGTGGTGCCGGTGGTCAACAACACGGCCTTCATCGGCCATGAGGCATGCAGCGGGACGTTCGCCATGGAGGACGGCCGCAGCTACCGCGCCCGCATCGAGGCGTTCGACGCCGCGGGCCACAACGCGCCCCCCGTTCCTCCGGTGGACTTCGAGGCGCCGGCCGACTACTCCGCTCCGTGAGCGGTACTCGCCAGGAGCACGCATGACGAAGGTGGACGTGGAGGGCATGAAGGAGCGGATGGCCGCTTTCACCCAGTCCCTGCAGGACGACATCTGCCAGGCACTGGAGCGGCTGGACGGCTCGGCGCGCTTTCGCGAGGACGCCTGGCAGCGCCCTGGCGGAGGCGGCGGGCGCACCCGGGTGCTGGAGGACGGCGCCGTGCTGGAGAAGGCCGGCGTCAACACCTCCGTGGTGTTCGGCGAGTTGGAGGAGCAGTTCGCCAAGAAGCTCCAGGGCGAGGGCCGTTCGTTCTGGGCGGGCGGTGTCTCCCTGGTGCTTCACCCGCGCAATCCGCATGTGCCCACCGTGCACGCCAACTACCGCTTCATCCACCAGGGCGGGAAGGCGTGGTTCGGCGGCGGCGCGGACCTGACGCCGTACTACCTCTACGAAGAGGACGCGGCGCACTTCCATCGCGTGCACAAGGCCGCCTGCGACAAGCACGACGCGGCGTACTACCCGCGCTTCAAGGCGGCGTGTGACCAGTACTTCCACCTGCGCCACCGCGACGAGTCGCGCGGCGTGGGCGGCATCTTCTTCGAGAACATGGGCGGGGACCTGGAGCGCGAGTTCGACTTCGTGCGCGACTGCGGCAAGGCGTTCCTGGACGCGTACCTACCCATCGCGGAGCGCCGCAAGAACACGCCCTTCACCGAGGCCCAGCGCTTCTGGCAGGAGGTGCGGCGCGGGCGCTACGTGGAGTTCAACCTGGTCTATGACCGGGGCACCGTCTTCGGCCTGGAGACGCGCGGGCGCACCGAGTCCATCCTCATGTCGCTGCCGCCCCAGACGCGCTGGCGCTATGACCATCACCCGGAGCCCGGGAGCTGGGAGGCCCGGCTGGTGGACGCGCTGCGCCAGCCTCGCGATTGGGCGTCCTGGAGCCAGTCGGGCTGAGGCCCACGGCGCATGTCCACGCGGACTCCGCTTCAGCGAGGAGGAGGAGCTCGGGCGAAGTGGCCCCTCGTCGCGGGGCTGCTCGTCCTCCTCGCGGGTGTCGCCAGTGTGTTTGTCTTCCGGCGAACACCCGCGGCCCCCGAGCGTCCCTCCGACGCGGAAGCCCGTCTCAACGTGCTGGCGCTGTGTGACGCGGTCCAGGCGTTCCGGGACGAGCACGGCAACTACGTGGTGGCGGGGCCCACGCCCCGGGAGGTGCCCAAGGGGGGCGAGGCCGTGCCCTTTCCGGAGGACGAGGCCTTCCACCGCCTGGGCTTCGAGCCCGGAGAGCGGGTGCGCTTCCAGTACGAAGTCGTGGTGCAGGAGGGCCCCGTGGGTGAGCCGGAGGTGTCGTGCCTGGCGCGCGGCGACTTCGACGCGGACGGGCTCAACTCCCTCTACCGCGTCCGGCTGGATGCCCACGGCATGACCGGACCCATCGAGGTGGAGCGGGAAGGGGAGTAAGGCCGCCGCAACCCCTCCCTCGCTCCGCGCGACAATCCGGGAGATGGGGCACGCCGGCGACATCCGGGCGCAACGCGATGCGCCTCGCACCTCGGGCAAGGGGCGGGAGCGATATTCCGGCCCCCGAGGGGAGGACGCGTTAGGCTCACGCCCTCCGTCAGCGAAGCCGGCCGGCGACTCGCTGGTGCTGTCCGTTCCGAAGGGTGATGAGGGTTCGTCCATGTCCACTCCCTCGCGAATCTCCGCGGGCTTCGGCCAACTGGCCCGGCTCCTCGTCCACTCGGGAAAAGGCGCCCTCCCTTCGAAAGGGCCCAAGTCCTCCGAGGGAGGCCCGCCCCCGCCCCGGGATGGTTTCCGCACGCAGACCTCCCCGCCCCAACAGCACCCGTCCCTGGGCGGCCAGGAGCGGGTCCCCGTGCGCAAG from Myxococcus stipitatus carries:
- the glpK gene encoding glycerol kinase GlpK, producing MPKAKYVLALDQGTTGTHVSILDSKLKVVGRSYKEFTQHFPKPSWVEHDLDEIWSTSEWCIARALKDAGLHGRDISAVGITNQRETTGLWSRDSGKPLHRAIVWQDRRTSEMCRQLKERGVEPRVREITGLVVDPYFSGTKLTWLFEHLKGARARAERGDVCFGTIDTWLVYKLTGGTAHVTDVSNASRTMLMDLKTLQWSDEMRSLLSVPGACLPQIRGSAEVYGTTRGMRSLPDGVPVAGMAGDQQAALFGQACFEPGESKCTYGTGAFLLMNTGTEPVRSSAGLLTTVAWRLGGTGTTTYALEGSSFIAGAAVQWLRDGLKIIKRAPDIEALAASVKDSGDVVFVPALAGLGAPHWRPEARGLFAGMDRSTTVAHMARAVLEGIALQIHDLAEAMRRDSGRDIPVFKADGGAAANNLLMQYQADLLGVPVVRPRNLETTSLGAAFLGGLGAGVWDSPDAIRRAWKADKVFKPKMKADARERHLSKWKRAVERA
- a CDS encoding lipocalin-like domain-containing protein, which produces MSNGRGLVIGTVAALAALAVAAWFVTRETQPPALDRGGSLTVARAMGSGTQGMEGYARAFEPRPFHFPEDHGPHPEFRTEWWYWTGNLETSDGRAFGYQFTLFRNALTPDAPARGSTWGPRQVYLGHFTVTDVSAGKFHAAERYSREALGLAGANTQPFKVWLEDWEATSIGESMWPVRLRARTKDVSLELVLEPGKPPVLEGDRGLSQKSAEPGNASYYYSMTRMPSRGTVRLDGQTYAVTGESWMDREWSTSALGKGQVGWDWFSLQLSDGSELMYYQLRHEDGTVDAFSSGTWVPPESAANNTPLHLKREDVELTVLDTWKSPRGGEYPSRWKLRVPKLGLELTATPKVSDQELVVSVRYWEGAVSLDGTREGQPVKGRGYVELTGYADTNASARGPGTRARGTPETQGRSSPDAARP
- a CDS encoding FtsX-like permease family protein; protein product: MKGLLVRASLRHLGRHPWLTALSLVGIALGVAVVVSIDLASGSAMRAFERSTDAVAGRATHQLMGGTSGLPERVYRDLRVRADAPISAPVVEGYVQATVGDRRTLTLLGMDPFAESPFRDFSGNNATGDVSTLLTQPGTVLLSARAARALGVGVGDVLPVRVAGRDKQLRVMSLIAPANEDTARALESLALADLSTAQEVLGQEGRLTRVDLILPGGEPQAEQLRATLPPGTELVRASARTGTLEQMTRAFRTNLTALSLLALVVGMFLIYNTMTFSVVQRRGLLGRLRAVGITRRELFALVLGEALVLGIVGTVAGLLLGIILGRGLVGLITQTLNDLYFVVSVRRLVLEPLTLSKGLALGLGATVLAALVPAWEAARSAPVTTLRRSTLEDVSRTRAPWLALMGLLLLASGVGMLNWPTHALLPAYAGLFGVLLGAALLVPWLTERLSLLAAAPLGLTFGLLGRMAARGVRTSLGRTAVALAALMVAVATTVGVGLMVSSFRGTVMSWLEASLLADVYISPASMVARREDASLAPGLAERLRSTPGIAGSSSLRLTHVQVNGMLTDLAAVDLSRTSVRTYRFKHGDDASTWRQLESSPDTVVVSEPLAFHRGLRVGDTVQVATDRGAHGFRVVGVYFDYGSDVGTVLMPRATYDRWFDDRGVSGVALYAAPGQDVDALLASVRERAGDSQALLIRSNRSLRQMSMEVFDRTFTITQVLRLLAICVAFVGVLSALMSLQLERARELAVLRATGLTPGQLWGLVSLQTGLLGLLAGLFSMPLGVGLAYILVHVINQRSFGWTLRLAVSPETLGQALLLSLVAAALAGLYPAWKMARANPALALREE
- a CDS encoding ABC transporter ATP-binding protein; protein product: MPSSDTPPLVELRDVTKSYAEGDTSREVLSGVTLALRRGEFVVLLGRSGSGKSTLLNLISGIDLPTRGEVLIDGKNLGTMSERERTLLRRERVGFIFQAFNLLPTLTVEENVRLPVELNGRTAPEAGARARELLERVGLASRAGSFPDRLSGGEQQRVAVARALAHSPPLLLADEPTGNLDEATGRQVLDLLEGLTRQGNACALVVTHEPGLMARADRVLEMTNGRLVEREAPRREPR
- a CDS encoding alpha/beta hydrolase, with the protein product MDEEKTGAFELGQGPEACLLLHGFTGSPWDVRPLGEALAARGMRVVAPLLPGHGATPQAMWSVTWRDWRDAARRAFDSLRGHRQVFVAGLSMGALLAVGLAAELPERVRGLVLAAPALRFRGARMRIIRQLSRTPLLEWVHPWVAKSSTDISDPAVLARAPILPGFPVARLRDLVTLQDAAARSAARVRCPVFIAVAEQDHVVDPRGGLELARKLKASPCVRVVSLERGFHIIPRDADGPRLAREVCDFLTQVCNFGEWEPQSAGT
- a CDS encoding DUF3467 domain-containing protein, producing MADTPKPPDMQLQIQIDEDVANGQYANMALVNHTDTEFTLDFIYVQPQQLRAKVRSRIITSPKHMKRLMLAMQDNLQRYEAKFGPITLREDDGGMH
- the hemF gene encoding oxygen-dependent coproporphyrinogen oxidase yields the protein MTKVDVEGMKERMAAFTQSLQDDICQALERLDGSARFREDAWQRPGGGGGRTRVLEDGAVLEKAGVNTSVVFGELEEQFAKKLQGEGRSFWAGGVSLVLHPRNPHVPTVHANYRFIHQGGKAWFGGGADLTPYYLYEEDAAHFHRVHKAACDKHDAAYYPRFKAACDQYFHLRHRDESRGVGGIFFENMGGDLEREFDFVRDCGKAFLDAYLPIAERRKNTPFTEAQRFWQEVRRGRYVEFNLVYDRGTVFGLETRGRTESILMSLPPQTRWRYDHHPEPGSWEARLVDALRQPRDWASWSQSG